In Paraburkholderia sprentiae WSM5005, a genomic segment contains:
- a CDS encoding DUF2968 domain-containing protein → MAGVPAPVALDSEDSSAAAKGASLAGATANSVAATPGVSAAACLLPDHPPPPCPPARRLAGSPVDAAAKSSTPSGFGAQPDFKSSRRPPLAGGASPAPTAYLRHSDTPLSGLGPIIAARARRVFDRAGRRITQRTLRIGVSRAELPSGARRAGAARQDAAISAGIDTHWVMWRDVLVFMIPTVGHEGMLPLSNIRLLDYAKHLDGLLQQGGADVSPQTFVASDACPEYPGDRVCDMFEFRTTYNGSLGASMTFESREMTYHVTLF, encoded by the coding sequence GTGGCCGGCGTCCCCGCGCCGGTTGCACTCGACTCGGAGGATTCGTCGGCTGCTGCGAAGGGTGCTTCGCTGGCGGGTGCAACTGCCAACTCGGTTGCTGCGACGCCCGGTGTTTCGGCTGCTGCATGCCTACTGCCGGATCATCCGCCGCCGCCTTGTCCGCCGGCTCGCCGGCTCGCCGGCTCGCCGGTCGACGCCGCGGCCAAGTCGAGCACGCCGTCGGGCTTCGGTGCGCAGCCGGATTTCAAATCATCGCGGCGGCCTCCTTTGGCCGGCGGCGCATCACCGGCGCCCACAGCGTACCTGCGTCATAGCGACACGCCGTTGTCGGGACTCGGCCCCATCATCGCGGCGCGTGCTCGGCGCGTGTTCGACCGCGCGGGCCGGCGAATTACGCAGCGCACGCTGCGCATCGGCGTGTCCCGCGCGGAACTTCCGTCCGGAGCCCGGCGCGCCGGGGCAGCGCGCCAGGACGCTGCAATATCTGCAGGAATCGACACCCATTGGGTGATGTGGCGCGACGTGCTTGTGTTCATGATTCCGACCGTCGGGCATGAGGGTATGCTGCCTCTGAGCAACATCCGGCTGCTCGACTACGCAAAGCATCTCGATGGGCTGCTGCAGCAAGGCGGCGCGGACGTGTCACCGCAGACGTTCGTGGCATCGGACGCGTGCCCGGAATATCCGGGCGATCGCGTGTGTGACATGTTCGAGTTTCGAACCACATACAACGGCAGCTTGGGTGCAAGCATGACATTCGAGTCGCGCGAGATGACGTACCACGTCACGCTGTTCTAG
- a CDS encoding porin: MHKKKSVAVALVSTAIAGVAHAQSSVTLYGLIDAGFGYVNTNQGSRYAMMNGNLNGDRWGLKGAEDLGGGLAAIFQIENGFNVGTGALGQGGREFGRQSWVGLTSASVGTLKLGRQYDPTVDTVQGLTLESVLGSPATTPGDVDNNDNSARISNAIKYVSPLFGGVQFEGLYALNGVAGKPGSGNTYSAAASYTGGPLSIAAGYLHGSNTAATPGALRTTWSGTMDSIFDGPVSNGYQTAASIGIAHVAARYKLSAVTVGAGYSYAAFNADAQSTFKSQEHFNSGKVYALYQLTPSLLGGIGYIYTRSGGDTSATYNQVTAGASYALSKRTDFYAVGAYQHATGTQRTTGGALADAVASVGSYGLAGNGNSQTLVVVGMRHRF; this comes from the coding sequence ATGCACAAGAAAAAATCTGTTGCTGTCGCGTTGGTGTCAACCGCAATCGCCGGTGTGGCGCACGCGCAATCGAGCGTTACTTTGTACGGCCTGATTGACGCGGGTTTTGGCTACGTCAACACCAATCAGGGCAGCCGCTATGCAATGATGAACGGTAATCTCAATGGTGACCGATGGGGTTTGAAAGGCGCGGAAGACCTGGGTGGTGGGTTGGCGGCAATCTTTCAGATTGAAAATGGCTTTAATGTTGGTACAGGAGCACTTGGTCAAGGTGGGCGTGAATTTGGCCGGCAGTCGTGGGTCGGTCTCACGAGTGCCAGTGTCGGCACTCTTAAGCTGGGGCGGCAGTATGACCCGACGGTTGACACGGTTCAAGGGTTGACACTCGAAAGCGTCTTGGGATCTCCAGCCACAACACCCGGAGACGTCGACAACAACGACAACAGTGCGCGCATCTCGAACGCGATCAAATACGTTAGCCCCTTGTTTGGAGGTGTCCAGTTCGAAGGACTGTACGCGCTGAACGGTGTGGCTGGGAAACCCGGCTCAGGAAATACCTACTCTGCGGCAGCAAGCTACACCGGCGGGCCCTTGAGCATCGCGGCAGGTTACCTTCACGGAAGTAATACTGCGGCTACCCCGGGAGCGTTGCGGACCACGTGGAGCGGTACGATGGATTCCATTTTTGACGGGCCGGTCAGCAACGGCTATCAGACAGCTGCGTCGATCGGAATTGCGCATGTTGCGGCCCGCTACAAGCTGTCTGCGGTAACCGTCGGAGCTGGGTATAGCTATGCGGCGTTTAATGCGGACGCGCAGTCGACCTTCAAATCGCAAGAGCACTTCAATTCGGGAAAGGTGTACGCCCTTTATCAGCTTACTCCGAGTCTCCTTGGCGGCATAGGCTACATCTACACTCGCTCTGGAGGTGATACGTCTGCCACGTATAACCAAGTGACGGCGGGCGCGTCCTACGCCCTGTCGAAGCGCACGGACTTCTATGCGGTTGGCGCTTATCAGCATGCGACCGGAACGCAGCGAACCACAGGGGGAGCGCTCGCTGACGCAGTGGCATCGGTCGGTTCATATGGGCTGGCTGGAAACGGCAACTCCCAGACACTCGTGGTTGTCGGCATGCGTCACCGATTCTGA
- a CDS encoding amidohydrolase: MAAAEEIWNLVEAKKEDFFALSDKVWATPELCYSEFKSVNEHLAMLERQGFRVVRNVAGIPTAVMGEAGEGGPIIAFLGEYDALPGLSQTAGLAEFSPIEKDGHGHGCGHNLLGAAALLAATAVKDYLAANSLSGRVRYYGCPAEEGGAGKAFMAREGAFDGVDAAITWHPAFFNMVWDSGSLATLGVDFSFTGRTAHAAATPHLGRSALDAVELMNVGVNYMREHMSSHARVHYAIIDGGGVAPNVVQSHAKVRYSIRAPQQTELVELGERVRKIAQGAALMTETEVSEDVHAAVASLLRNGPLEEALHANLTRLGPTGFDDRDRAIAAPFQTPCSPKEIAASYELWQLAPREHTVLCDEVWPLRQVTAPVMGSTDVGDVSRTVPTVQLLAATHVIGPPSHTWQWTAQSNSDPARKGMAYAAKIMAATGADVLTDDRLRTAVKEEFRRQSALDPFTCLMHADLRPSLSRQAG, translated from the coding sequence ATGGCAGCCGCAGAAGAGATTTGGAACCTCGTCGAAGCGAAGAAAGAAGATTTCTTTGCGCTAAGTGACAAAGTCTGGGCCACGCCCGAACTGTGCTACAGCGAATTCAAGTCGGTCAACGAGCATCTAGCCATGCTGGAACGGCAGGGGTTTCGTGTCGTCCGAAATGTTGCCGGCATTCCAACCGCCGTCATGGGAGAGGCCGGCGAAGGCGGCCCCATCATCGCCTTTCTAGGTGAATACGACGCTCTCCCAGGCCTGAGCCAGACTGCGGGGCTCGCCGAGTTCTCACCTATCGAAAAGGACGGGCACGGCCATGGTTGTGGGCACAACCTTCTCGGCGCAGCGGCTCTGCTGGCCGCGACCGCCGTCAAGGACTATCTCGCGGCCAACAGTTTGAGCGGTCGCGTGCGCTACTACGGCTGTCCAGCCGAGGAAGGTGGAGCGGGTAAGGCTTTTATGGCGCGCGAGGGTGCCTTCGACGGCGTCGACGCCGCCATCACGTGGCATCCCGCCTTTTTCAACATGGTATGGGACTCGGGCTCTCTCGCCACCCTCGGAGTCGACTTCAGCTTCACCGGCCGAACCGCCCACGCTGCAGCTACGCCGCATCTCGGCCGCAGTGCGCTAGACGCGGTCGAACTGATGAATGTTGGCGTAAACTATATGCGCGAGCACATGTCGAGCCATGCTCGCGTACATTACGCCATCATCGATGGCGGGGGCGTCGCACCGAACGTGGTACAGAGCCATGCCAAGGTACGCTATTCGATTCGCGCCCCGCAACAGACGGAATTGGTCGAACTGGGTGAACGGGTCCGCAAGATCGCTCAAGGCGCGGCATTGATGACCGAAACCGAGGTGAGCGAAGACGTACATGCAGCGGTCGCAAGCCTGCTTCGCAACGGCCCTCTGGAAGAGGCGCTCCACGCTAATTTGACCAGGTTGGGGCCTACTGGCTTCGACGACCGTGACCGCGCAATCGCCGCTCCCTTTCAAACGCCCTGTTCGCCGAAGGAGATTGCTGCTTCCTATGAGTTGTGGCAGCTCGCTCCGCGCGAGCACACCGTGCTGTGCGACGAAGTTTGGCCGTTGCGCCAAGTCACCGCCCCGGTCATGGGATCGACGGACGTCGGTGATGTCAGTCGTACGGTGCCGACAGTGCAGCTTCTGGCAGCCACCCATGTCATAGGACCGCCGTCCCACACATGGCAATGGACCGCCCAGAGCAATTCCGACCCGGCCCGCAAGGGAATGGCCTACGCTGCAAAGATCATGGCAGCAACCGGAGCCGACGTCCTGACGGATGACAGGTTGCGTACGGCCGTCAAGGAGGAGTTCCGGCGACAAAGTGCGCTTGACCCATTCACCTGTCTGATGCACGCAGATCTCAGGCCCAGCTTGTCGCGACAAGCCGGGTGA
- a CDS encoding MFS transporter, which produces MVPLVVGRPQRGIEKLAPLKSFFHCQNAKTFVCDVSFGCLNKFVSTRCRTLPRRVSIGKTRYTAFEYWTYFDRIVSFASATHHSLPCRLCSVGRRTNETQTANQKFAPWRKTMTVLDERPTLRSRPGQSERKVPWKVVAAAVAGIALEFYDFTVYSFFAVFAAKAFFPSHDALTGILASVAVFGVGFATRPIGALFIGRLGDRFGRKPAMLLTIGLIIVGTTGLALTPEYATIGVAAPIIVVVSRLTQGLGMGGEVGPAAAFLMEAAPNGRRGFYLSWSTASQGISSFAAGTAGVTLTSLLSPDDMQKWGWRVAFALGFLLIPVALYLRRQMQETLACGSHGTSAAAAPLRELWQHRRIILPGMAMYAASTTVFYVALYLTTYSIAVLKMPSQMAMLSAIVTGISLIVMGLLGGWLCDRYNSRIILAFSYTVLLLGIYPAYHFLIQAPDVPTLLVATLLMTAMPAMAGPATLTLIGEGLPARVRALGVGLTYAVPIALFGGTAQVVVTWLLKQTGNPAAPAFYAVAASAVMLLAIWAFPKHHDRYSQPKAAALQ; this is translated from the coding sequence ATGGTGCCACTGGTCGTCGGTCGTCCTCAGCGCGGCATCGAGAAGCTGGCACCGTTGAAGTCCTTCTTTCACTGCCAGAATGCCAAGACGTTTGTATGCGACGTTTCTTTCGGATGTCTAAATAAGTTCGTTTCAACGAGATGCAGAACCTTGCCGAGGCGAGTCAGTATCGGGAAAACCCGCTATACGGCGTTCGAATACTGGACCTATTTTGACCGGATTGTGTCGTTCGCGTCGGCGACGCACCATTCTCTTCCATGCCGCCTATGCAGTGTCGGGCGGCGGACCAATGAAACGCAAACCGCGAACCAAAAGTTCGCCCCATGGAGAAAAACAATGACTGTGCTCGACGAACGGCCGACGCTGCGATCCCGACCCGGGCAATCCGAACGAAAAGTGCCGTGGAAAGTCGTGGCCGCAGCGGTCGCGGGCATCGCCTTGGAATTCTATGATTTTACGGTGTACTCGTTCTTCGCCGTCTTCGCGGCCAAGGCATTCTTTCCTTCGCACGATGCACTTACCGGAATTCTCGCCTCGGTCGCGGTCTTCGGCGTCGGCTTTGCGACTCGCCCCATCGGCGCGCTGTTTATCGGCCGGCTTGGCGACCGCTTCGGACGCAAGCCGGCCATGCTTCTCACCATCGGCCTGATTATTGTCGGCACCACCGGTCTGGCTCTGACTCCCGAATATGCCACCATCGGCGTCGCGGCGCCAATCATCGTGGTCGTCAGCAGACTGACCCAAGGACTCGGAATGGGCGGTGAAGTAGGCCCGGCTGCGGCATTCCTCATGGAGGCGGCACCCAACGGACGACGCGGTTTCTATTTGAGTTGGTCAACCGCCAGCCAAGGCATCTCGAGCTTCGCCGCAGGAACTGCCGGTGTCACCCTGACATCGCTACTGTCGCCCGACGACATGCAGAAGTGGGGATGGCGGGTGGCTTTCGCGCTCGGATTCCTGCTCATCCCGGTCGCTCTCTACCTGCGCAGGCAGATGCAGGAAACACTGGCTTGCGGTAGCCATGGCACGAGTGCCGCGGCCGCTCCGTTGCGCGAGTTGTGGCAGCATCGCCGCATTATCTTGCCTGGCATGGCCATGTACGCAGCGAGCACTACAGTTTTTTACGTTGCGCTTTACTTGACCACCTACTCCATTGCCGTGCTGAAAATGCCGTCGCAGATGGCCATGCTGTCGGCGATCGTTACGGGTATATCGCTGATCGTCATGGGCTTGCTCGGCGGATGGCTTTGCGACCGGTACAACAGCCGGATTATTCTAGCTTTCTCCTACACTGTCCTGCTCCTCGGTATCTACCCGGCGTACCACTTTCTTATTCAGGCGCCGGACGTCCCTACGCTACTTGTCGCTACCCTTTTGATGACCGCCATGCCGGCCATGGCGGGTCCCGCAACACTAACATTGATCGGCGAAGGGCTGCCAGCGCGCGTACGGGCGTTGGGCGTTGGCCTTACGTATGCCGTTCCCATCGCGCTTTTCGGCGGCACCGCGCAGGTGGTCGTCACCTGGCTGCTCAAGCAGACCGGCAATCCAGCTGCTCCTGCCTTCTATGCGGTCGCGGCCAGCGCGGTCATGCTGCTTGCCATCTGGGCCTTTCCGAAGCATCACGACCGGTACAGCCAGCCAAAAGCGGCCGCGTTGCAGTGA
- a CDS encoding ISAs1 family transposase, translating to MIDWLDEDGKWAGLRSMAMVEATREIDGRVSLERRYYINSLPADRKRINEAVRAHWAIENSMHWVLDVAFGEDQCRARVDNAAQNFTILRRIVSNLLRADKATKVGIKNKRLKAGFDEHYRARVCLECSSFDAIALGEIAGGIDS from the coding sequence ATGATTGACTGGCTGGATGAGGACGGCAAATGGGCCGGCCTGCGTTCGATGGCGATGGTTGAGGCCACCCGCGAGATCGACGGCCGCGTTTCGCTGGAGCGGCGGTACTACATCAACAGCCTGCCCGCTGACCGGAAACGGATCAACGAGGCGGTGCGCGCTCACTGGGCCATCGAAAACAGCATGCATTGGGTGCTCGACGTCGCGTTTGGCGAGGATCAATGCCGCGCTCGGGTGGACAATGCAGCGCAAAACTTCACGATCCTGCGCCGCATCGTGTCGAATCTACTGCGCGCTGACAAAGCTACCAAGGTCGGCATAAAGAACAAGCGGCTCAAGGCCGGATTCGATGAACACTATCGGGCTCGAGTGTGCTTGGAATGCAGCTCTTTTGATGCGATTGCCCTGGGAGAAATTGCGGGCGGCATTGACAGTTAG